A genomic segment from Gilvibacter sp. SZ-19 encodes:
- a CDS encoding DUF3098 domain-containing protein: MGEQKRKQQSKPQFVFNKKNYRFMLIGLACIALGFILMAGGGSDDPNVFNPDIYHWRRIRLAPFLVLLGFGIEVYAILLKTDKEQ; the protein is encoded by the coding sequence ATGGGAGAACAAAAACGTAAACAACAGTCCAAGCCTCAGTTTGTCTTTAACAAAAAGAACTATCGCTTTATGTTGATCGGGCTTGCCTGTATTGCTCTAGGGTTTATCCTTATGGCGGGTGGCGGTAGTGACGATCCTAACGTTTTTAATCCAGACATCTATCACTGGCGAAGAATCCGTTTAGCCCCATTCTTGGTTTTACTTGGCTTTGGGATCGAAGTATACGCCATCTTACTCAAAACAGACAAGGAGCAATAA
- a CDS encoding short-chain fatty acid transporter, with protein sequence MGFTRTIEVIFKRFLPAPFTIAVLLTLTTLVLALLTTPAPAEGSHFLELLSYWERGIWNKDLLVFGYQMMLILVLGHILVLSAPMNRLIQGLTGLVSNTAQSVLLVSVSTLLVSFFNWGLGLIFGAIMARKVAEASTQRGFKINYPLVGAAGYCGLMIWHGGISGSAPLKVAESGHLQQIMAGISDTAVLAQLPDAIPGSATIFSWWNLLLFAILLILIPLVFIRLSKHAPHTEVHVRPYRLETTTQQAEGAAERLDASLWFGRAVGLLVLGTFLYQYGSQLLQLTLTPNMLNFFMLGMALLLHGSFNSFLAAVEEAIKGAAGILIQFPLYFGIMGIMAESGMVGQIADFFVSIANETTLPIFTFFSAGLVNIFVPSGGGQWAVQGPIVIESAMQLGVPLPKAVMALAYGDQITNMLQPFWALPLLGITKLKAKEILPYTLIIMLVGSAVFIAGLLLL encoded by the coding sequence GTGGGCTTTACCCGAACCATAGAGGTCATCTTTAAGCGGTTTTTGCCGGCACCCTTTACTATTGCGGTGCTGCTTACCTTGACCACCTTGGTTCTGGCCTTACTTACAACTCCTGCACCCGCAGAAGGATCTCATTTTTTAGAATTGCTCTCTTACTGGGAGCGAGGTATCTGGAACAAGGACCTATTGGTCTTTGGCTACCAAATGATGCTTATATTGGTGTTGGGTCATATTCTGGTGCTTAGCGCGCCTATGAATCGACTTATTCAGGGCCTAACGGGTTTGGTCAGCAATACAGCACAGTCGGTGTTGCTGGTAAGCGTAAGTACGCTTTTGGTCTCCTTTTTTAATTGGGGATTGGGATTGATCTTCGGAGCCATTATGGCCAGAAAGGTGGCAGAAGCTTCTACCCAACGCGGTTTTAAGATCAATTATCCACTTGTTGGCGCTGCAGGTTACTGCGGATTAATGATCTGGCATGGCGGCATAAGCGGTTCTGCGCCATTAAAAGTGGCCGAATCCGGACATTTACAGCAGATCATGGCAGGTATTTCCGATACAGCTGTGTTGGCGCAATTACCAGATGCCATTCCCGGCAGTGCAACTATTTTCAGCTGGTGGAACCTCCTACTATTTGCGATATTACTCATATTAATTCCACTGGTATTCATTCGGCTATCAAAGCACGCTCCCCATACCGAGGTTCATGTTAGACCATACCGTTTAGAGACAACTACGCAACAGGCCGAAGGAGCTGCCGAGCGTTTGGACGCTTCCTTGTGGTTTGGTCGCGCAGTTGGGTTACTAGTGTTGGGTACTTTTCTATACCAATACGGATCGCAACTACTACAGCTAACTTTAACCCCGAATATGCTGAACTTCTTTATGCTTGGGATGGCGCTGTTGCTTCACGGATCTTTCAATTCATTCTTGGCTGCTGTAGAAGAAGCTATAAAAGGCGCAGCGGGTATTTTGATACAATTCCCACTCTATTTTGGGATCATGGGGATAATGGCAGAGAGTGGTATGGTAGGGCAAATCGCAGACTTTTTTGTGTCTATCGCTAATGAGACCACGCTTCCTATTTTTACTTTCTTTAGCGCCGGATTGGTCAATATCTTTGTCCCAAGTGGTGGAGGCCAATGGGCTGTTCAAGGCCCTATCGTTATCGAATCGGCCATGCAGCTTGGCGTGCCATTGCCAAAAGCAGTAATGGCTTTAGCTTATGGTGATCAGATCACCAATATGTTACAACCCTTTTGGGCCTTACCGCTTTTGGGAATCACCAAACTCAAGGCCAAAGAGATCTTACCCTATACTTTGATCATTATGTTGGTGGGTAGTGCAGTTTTCATTGCAGGTTTATTACTGCTGTAA
- a CDS encoding HIT family protein: MASIFTKIVKGEIPSYKIAETDEFYAFLDINPNAKGHTLCIPKKEVDKIFDLDQETYQGLMAFSREIALAIGKAIPCKRVGMSVIGLEVPHVHVHLIPLNHMGEMTFAEKVNLSQEEFEATAAAIRDQLK; this comes from the coding sequence ATGGCCAGTATCTTTACCAAGATCGTTAAAGGCGAGATCCCTTCTTATAAGATCGCCGAAACCGACGAATTCTATGCATTCTTAGATATTAATCCTAATGCCAAAGGGCATACCCTGTGCATTCCCAAAAAAGAAGTCGACAAGATCTTTGATCTGGACCAAGAGACCTACCAAGGCCTTATGGCATTCTCTCGAGAAATAGCTTTGGCTATAGGCAAGGCTATTCCGTGTAAACGCGTTGGAATGTCCGTGATTGGTCTGGAAGTTCCGCACGTTCATGTGCATCTTATTCCTTTAAATCACATGGGCGAGATGACCTTTGCAGAAAAGGTAAACTTGAGTCAAGAGGAGTTTGAAGCCACTGCTGCGGCTATTCGCGATCAGCTCAAATAA
- the truB gene encoding tRNA pseudouridine(55) synthase TruB, with amino-acid sequence MTGQDFLDGQLLLIDKPLEWTSFQVVNKVRWLIRKQFGFKKIKVGHAGTLDPLASGLLLICTGKFTKRITEFQAQHKEYTGTFTLGATRPSFDMETEIDQEFDLSGLTEAAIEAATQQFQGTITQYPPIFSAVKQDGKRLYELARKGQQTEIKPREVEILHFSLSRIAPPEVDFIVQCSKGTYIRSLANDFGKALDNGAYLSALRRTKIGDYSLEDAMGITTFEDYISSL; translated from the coding sequence ATGACCGGACAAGACTTTTTAGACGGACAATTACTACTTATAGACAAACCTCTGGAATGGACTTCCTTTCAGGTGGTGAACAAAGTGCGATGGCTCATTAGAAAGCAATTCGGCTTTAAAAAGATCAAAGTAGGCCATGCCGGAACTTTAGACCCATTGGCCAGTGGTTTACTGCTGATCTGCACCGGAAAGTTTACCAAGCGCATCACGGAGTTTCAAGCACAGCATAAAGAATACACCGGGACCTTTACCCTGGGAGCTACCCGGCCGAGTTTTGATATGGAAACCGAGATCGATCAGGAGTTTGACCTGAGTGGATTAACTGAGGCTGCTATAGAGGCTGCGACTCAGCAATTCCAAGGAACCATAACCCAATATCCTCCAATTTTCTCCGCAGTAAAACAAGATGGAAAACGGCTTTACGAACTCGCGCGTAAAGGACAACAAACAGAGATAAAGCCCAGAGAAGTTGAGATCCTACACTTCTCTCTAAGTCGAATAGCGCCGCCAGAGGTGGATTTTATAGTGCAATGCAGTAAAGGAACCTATATAAGATCGCTAGCCAATGATTTTGGCAAAGCTTTAGACAATGGGGCATATCTTTCTGCCTTGAGACGCACTAAAATTGGGGACTACAGCCTTGAAGATGCAATGGGCATAACCACATTCGAAGATTACATAAGTAGTTTGTAA
- a CDS encoding DNA-3-methyladenine glycosylase I produces the protein MDKINRCAWCGDDPLYVEYHDKEWGTPVYDDDTLFEFLILETFQAGLSWITVLRKRENFRRAFDHFNYKKIAKYGEDKVAELLSDPGIIRNKLKVRATISNAQAFMKVQEEFGSFSDYIWGFTAGKPITNSYKSLKEVPANTPLSDTISKDLKKRGFKFVGTTVIYAHMQATGMVNDHLTSCFRYKEV, from the coding sequence ATGGATAAAATCAATAGATGCGCTTGGTGTGGAGATGATCCGCTCTATGTGGAGTACCACGACAAAGAATGGGGAACTCCTGTTTACGACGATGATACCCTTTTTGAATTCCTGATCTTGGAAACCTTTCAGGCGGGATTGAGTTGGATCACCGTGTTGCGTAAACGCGAAAACTTTAGGCGTGCCTTTGACCATTTTAACTATAAGAAGATTGCCAAATACGGAGAAGATAAGGTAGCGGAGCTCTTGTCGGACCCAGGCATTATCCGCAACAAACTCAAAGTAAGAGCAACAATTAGCAACGCCCAAGCCTTTATGAAGGTTCAAGAGGAGTTTGGAAGTTTTAGCGATTACATTTGGGGGTTTACCGCGGGTAAACCAATAACCAACAGTTATAAGAGTTTAAAGGAAGTTCCTGCCAACACTCCCTTAAGCGATACCATTAGTAAGGACCTAAAAAAGCGCGGGTTCAAATTTGTGGGTACCACTGTGATTTACGCCCATATGCAAGCTACGGGTATGGTCAATGACCACCTTACTTCTTGCTTTAGATACAAAGAAGTTTAA
- a CDS encoding DUF3127 domain-containing protein, with translation MEVQGTLKLIDETKTYGSNGFRKREVVLTTEEQYPQHLMIEFVQDKTDLLNNFKVGESVKISINLRGREWVNPQGETKYFNSIQGWRIERMEADLPADMPPIPPADAFEPTSEFSEEDHDDLPF, from the coding sequence ATGGAAGTACAAGGAACTTTAAAACTCATAGACGAAACCAAAACCTACGGTTCTAACGGATTTAGAAAACGCGAGGTAGTGCTCACTACAGAAGAGCAGTATCCACAGCATTTGATGATAGAATTCGTTCAGGATAAGACAGACCTATTGAACAACTTTAAAGTAGGGGAATCTGTTAAGATCAGTATTAACCTTAGAGGTCGCGAGTGGGTGAATCCACAAGGAGAAACTAAGTATTTCAATTCTATCCAAGGATGGCGTATTGAGCGTATGGAGGCCGATTTGCCTGCGGACATGCCGCCTATTCCTCCTGCCGATGCCTTTGAGCCAACTAGTGAGTTTAGCGAGGAAGATCACGACGATCTCCCTTTTTAA
- a CDS encoding PAS domain-containing sensor histidine kinase yields MEINTRFTRRAIIVFTLVIVGIVGYNTYLFYNQLKDNERDKMQIFAKALQEMAETSTDELGTDQSPLIIEVIRSNTTTPLILYTHKGDSYDLSNIPEGAQLSRAEIERMVEQFKQTNSPIETRFEGEVLNTIYYGNAPIINKVKYYPLAILLVILLFVGFIYFFYQTTKSAEQNKLWAGMAKETAHQIGTPLSSLVGWTEILKSENTNPAYIAEIEKDIRRLQTITERFSKVGSKPNLEERDVVKETQLAYDYLKARTSKLINFQLDLPQKKIPVMLNEQLFGWTVENLVKNGIDAMKGKGTISIEISEQPKTVTIHITDTGKGIPKRDFKKIFTPGFTTKKRGWGLGLSLAKRIIEEYHEGNIRVLKSQPDVGTTMEIQLKRL; encoded by the coding sequence ATGGAGATAAATACTCGTTTTACGCGCAGGGCGATCATCGTGTTCACTTTGGTCATTGTAGGGATAGTTGGTTACAACACCTATCTGTTCTACAATCAGCTCAAAGACAACGAACGCGACAAGATGCAGATCTTTGCCAAGGCCTTACAAGAAATGGCGGAGACCAGTACCGATGAGCTCGGCACAGACCAGAGCCCGCTCATCATTGAGGTCATTAGAAGCAATACCACTACACCGCTTATTCTCTATACCCACAAAGGAGACTCCTACGATCTAAGCAATATACCCGAAGGGGCACAACTCAGCAGAGCAGAGATAGAGCGAATGGTGGAACAGTTCAAGCAAACCAACTCGCCTATAGAAACGCGTTTTGAAGGCGAAGTGTTGAACACCATCTACTACGGAAACGCCCCGATCATTAACAAAGTAAAATACTATCCATTGGCTATTTTGCTGGTCATTCTACTTTTTGTGGGATTCATTTATTTCTTTTACCAGACCACTAAATCGGCCGAACAGAATAAGCTCTGGGCAGGAATGGCTAAAGAAACGGCCCACCAGATCGGCACGCCGTTATCTTCTCTTGTGGGATGGACAGAGATCTTGAAGTCAGAGAACACGAATCCGGCCTATATCGCAGAAATAGAAAAGGACATTCGACGCCTACAAACCATTACCGAAAGATTCTCTAAAGTAGGCTCCAAACCCAATTTAGAAGAACGGGATGTGGTTAAAGAAACCCAGTTGGCCTACGACTATCTCAAGGCCAGAACTTCTAAGCTGATCAATTTCCAATTGGATCTGCCTCAGAAAAAGATCCCTGTGATGCTCAACGAGCAACTTTTTGGCTGGACCGTTGAGAATTTGGTAAAAAACGGCATCGATGCTATGAAAGGTAAGGGTACCATCAGCATAGAAATCAGCGAACAACCCAAAACCGTAACCATACACATCACTGATACCGGGAAAGGAATTCCGAAAAGAGACTTCAAGAAGATTTTTACCCCTGGCTTTACGACCAAAAAACGCGGTTGGGGCTTGGGCTTATCACTGGCCAAACGCATAATAGAAGAATATCACGAAGGCAATATAAGAGTGCTTAAAAGCCAACCAGATGTAGGTACCACTATGGAAATACAGCTTAAACGTCTTTAA
- a CDS encoding thioredoxin family protein, producing the protein MESIMETPTLDLIQQGLEKAMSYQEYKELVKQHVDNGTNTGPEVTESLAQYTLLNDRRMKRWAKTFKLDEATRAQIAKRDKPLTWLVLTESWCGDAAHATPIMDAFVQENPNIELKILLRDENLELMDAFLTQGARSIPKLIAFDNTRKELLGSWGPRPTPATAMVNIFKAEHGKLSPEFKQDLQVWYNKDKGKAIAADLLELL; encoded by the coding sequence ATGGAAAGTATCATGGAAACCCCAACATTGGATTTAATTCAACAAGGCCTAGAGAAGGCTATGAGTTATCAAGAGTACAAGGAATTGGTTAAGCAGCATGTGGATAACGGCACCAATACTGGCCCGGAAGTCACCGAGTCTTTAGCGCAATACACGCTCTTAAACGACAGACGAATGAAACGCTGGGCCAAGACCTTTAAATTGGATGAGGCTACTCGAGCGCAAATTGCCAAGAGAGATAAGCCGTTAACGTGGTTGGTTTTAACAGAAAGCTGGTGTGGAGACGCAGCTCATGCCACGCCTATCATGGATGCCTTTGTACAGGAAAATCCAAATATCGAGCTGAAGATCCTATTGCGCGATGAGAATTTAGAATTGATGGATGCTTTTCTGACCCAAGGTGCTCGATCCATCCCTAAACTTATCGCTTTTGACAATACCCGTAAAGAGCTACTGGGCAGCTGGGGGCCAAGACCAACTCCGGCAACGGCCATGGTCAATATCTTTAAAGCAGAACACGGAAAGCTCAGTCCGGAGTTCAAGCAAGACTTACAAGTTTGGTATAATAAGGATAAGGGTAAAGCTATAGCAGCAGACCTTTTGGAACTGCTCTAA
- a CDS encoding undecaprenyl-diphosphate phosphatase: MELLDAIILGIIQGFTEFLPVSSSGHLELGKAILGGNAVPEESLLFTVVLHFATALSTIVVFRKDIWDILKGLFSFKWNEQTQFSLKIVISMIPAALIGFFFESELEAFFGGNIAFVGAMLLLTAALLFLADRAKNTLKPVSYSNAFVIGVAQAVAMLPGISRSGSTIATSVLLGNDKGKAARFSFLMVIPLIFGKIAKDILDGALSSPDTQFVVLGAGFITAFICGIIACTWMIQLVKKSKLTYFAIYCLLVGLLAIGVSYY; this comes from the coding sequence ATGGAGCTTCTAGACGCTATCATTCTTGGGATCATTCAGGGATTTACCGAATTTTTACCTGTGTCTTCTAGCGGCCATTTGGAGCTAGGAAAAGCCATTTTGGGCGGCAATGCAGTACCGGAAGAGAGTTTGTTATTTACCGTTGTCTTGCACTTCGCAACAGCCCTGAGCACTATAGTTGTTTTTAGAAAGGACATTTGGGATATCTTAAAAGGCCTATTCAGCTTTAAGTGGAACGAACAAACACAATTCTCTTTAAAAATTGTGATCTCCATGATCCCCGCTGCCTTGATCGGGTTTTTCTTTGAGTCCGAATTGGAAGCATTTTTTGGCGGAAACATTGCCTTTGTAGGAGCCATGCTCTTGCTAACTGCTGCGCTTTTATTTCTGGCCGATCGCGCCAAGAATACCCTCAAGCCCGTTTCTTACAGCAATGCTTTTGTTATTGGAGTTGCCCAAGCAGTGGCCATGTTGCCAGGTATTTCTCGCTCGGGTTCGACCATAGCTACTTCTGTACTCTTGGGTAATGATAAAGGAAAAGCTGCGCGTTTTTCATTTTTAATGGTCATTCCGCTGATCTTTGGAAAGATCGCTAAAGACATTTTAGACGGAGCTTTGAGCAGCCCGGACACTCAATTCGTAGTTTTAGGCGCCGGATTCATCACCGCTTTTATTTGTGGGATCATTGCCTGTACTTGGATGATACAGCTGGTTAAGAAATCAAAGCTCACCTATTTTGCTATCTATTGCCTTTTGGTTGGACTCCTTGCCATAGGCGTGAGTTATTACTAA
- the greA gene encoding transcription elongation factor GreA — MSNVSYYTAEGLKKLREELNHLKDVERPKASQAIAEARDKGDLSENAEYDAAKEAQGLLEMRISKLEETLAGARLIDESQLDTSKVLVHSTVTIKNTANNAKMTYKLVAQSEADLKSGKISVDSPIGKGLLGKKVGEIAEVQVPNGAVKFEIMEITRGA, encoded by the coding sequence ATGAGTAATGTATCCTATTACACCGCAGAAGGATTAAAGAAACTACGTGAGGAGCTCAATCACCTCAAAGATGTAGAGCGTCCTAAGGCTTCTCAGGCTATTGCCGAGGCCAGAGATAAGGGAGACCTTTCTGAAAATGCCGAATACGATGCTGCCAAAGAAGCGCAGGGTTTGTTGGAAATGCGAATTTCCAAGCTAGAAGAGACCTTAGCCGGAGCCCGACTTATCGACGAATCTCAGTTAGACACATCGAAAGTATTGGTGCACTCTACTGTTACCATTAAGAACACAGCGAACAATGCTAAGATGACCTATAAGTTGGTTGCTCAAAGTGAGGCCGATCTAAAAAGCGGAAAGATCTCTGTAGATTCGCCTATAGGCAAGGGGCTTTTGGGTAAGAAAGTAGGCGAAATTGCCGAGGTTCAAGTGCCAAATGGCGCTGTGAAGTTTGAGATCATGGAGATCACCAGAGGAGCATAG
- a CDS encoding agmatine deiminase family protein, whose protein sequence is MTPIKKLTALAFILAMPFVGFSQSDSPLPNYTTEEESLLVSEMTFASAIPTPPPSSAVRTMAEWEEIEYLVITWEPAFPNILRQIVAAAVEEAKVIIVTQNEASVASYLSSNGVDLTNVVFLDQPWNSIWIRDYAGNTVYTDDVGERALVDWIYNRPRPLDDVIPSAHATYTGSPIYITDSGTNDLVNTGGNFMSDGLGNGFASKLILEENEPGNPYGVSPKTEAQIDDIMLDYMGISNYIKMDMLDYDLIHHIDMHMKLLDEETLLVSKYPPGVADGPQIEANIDYVLSNFNSPFGTPYKVEWIDAPPSVGGNYPDTGGYYRTYSNSVFINGTVIVPTYRPAVDGPALAKYEELLPGYNVVGIDVDNSGENLIALFGAIHCITHSIGVAEPLWIVHQPVAEATEGLNVVFDAMIKHNSGINQAKVFWRETGAGAFNEIDMTPAGGDDWTANLTIPSDIDIEYYIWAEANSGKQLTRPIVAPEGYWTIDVATLSAAEWADNNIIGPYPNPADDRVNFRLNNIGGPVSVEIHNIYGQRLYTSAVQSSNGVIQLDLNPIWSGTLIVTFKGEFGSVQRKLIKQ, encoded by the coding sequence ATGACCCCTATCAAAAAATTAACGGCTTTGGCCTTTATCCTTGCCATGCCTTTTGTTGGATTTTCCCAGTCCGATTCCCCCTTACCCAATTACACTACAGAAGAAGAATCGCTATTGGTCAGTGAGATGACCTTTGCAAGTGCGATTCCCACGCCACCACCCAGTTCTGCGGTTAGAACCATGGCAGAATGGGAAGAGATCGAGTATCTGGTTATCACTTGGGAGCCTGCATTTCCAAACATACTGCGCCAAATAGTGGCCGCTGCAGTAGAAGAGGCAAAAGTGATCATAGTGACCCAAAACGAAGCTTCTGTAGCCTCTTATTTGTCGTCTAATGGTGTTGATTTGACCAATGTGGTCTTTCTAGATCAACCCTGGAACAGTATCTGGATCCGCGATTATGCTGGGAACACCGTCTATACGGACGATGTAGGAGAGCGAGCCTTGGTAGACTGGATTTATAACAGACCGCGTCCTTTGGACGATGTTATTCCTTCTGCCCATGCTACCTATACTGGCAGCCCTATCTACATTACCGATTCTGGCACCAACGACCTTGTCAATACCGGAGGTAATTTTATGAGCGACGGTCTGGGTAACGGATTTGCCTCTAAGCTTATCTTAGAAGAGAATGAGCCAGGGAACCCTTACGGTGTAAGCCCTAAAACAGAAGCTCAGATCGACGATATCATGCTCGATTATATGGGCATCTCCAATTATATTAAAATGGATATGTTGGATTACGATCTGATCCATCATATCGATATGCATATGAAGTTGCTGGATGAGGAGACCTTGTTGGTAAGTAAATATCCTCCTGGCGTGGCCGACGGCCCGCAGATCGAAGCCAATATCGATTATGTTTTAAGCAATTTCAATTCGCCTTTTGGAACACCTTACAAGGTCGAATGGATAGACGCGCCGCCAAGTGTGGGAGGTAATTATCCAGATACCGGAGGCTATTATAGAACTTATTCGAATTCTGTTTTTATCAATGGAACAGTCATAGTGCCTACCTATCGACCAGCGGTAGATGGCCCTGCCTTGGCCAAATATGAAGAATTATTGCCTGGGTACAATGTGGTGGGTATAGATGTGGATAACTCCGGAGAGAATCTGATAGCTCTTTTTGGAGCGATTCACTGTATCACGCACTCTATTGGTGTGGCCGAGCCTTTGTGGATAGTGCACCAGCCTGTGGCAGAAGCTACAGAAGGACTCAATGTGGTTTTCGACGCCATGATCAAGCACAATTCGGGCATCAATCAGGCTAAGGTATTTTGGCGAGAAACAGGAGCCGGCGCTTTTAATGAGATCGATATGACTCCGGCTGGAGGAGACGATTGGACAGCCAATTTGACGATCCCTTCGGATATAGATATTGAATATTATATCTGGGCAGAGGCCAATTCTGGCAAACAACTTACCAGACCTATAGTTGCGCCAGAGGGTTATTGGACCATAGACGTGGCTACTCTGTCTGCTGCCGAGTGGGCAGATAACAACATCATTGGGCCTTATCCAAACCCGGCCGATGATCGTGTCAATTTTAGACTTAATAATATCGGTGGACCGGTAAGTGTTGAGATCCACAATATCTACGGGCAGCGATTGTACACATCCGCAGTACAAAGTAGCAACGGAGTGATACAACTAGACCTCAATCCAATCTGGAGCGGCACACTTATAGTCACTTTTAAGGGTGAATTCGGATCCGTACAGCGTAAACTCATAAAACAATAG
- a CDS encoding flavin reductase family protein, with protein sequence MLTIHPENTSTGKLHGYLLASVSPRPIAFASTVDKDGKVNLSPYSFFNVFSANPPVVIFSPARRVRDNTVKHTLENVLDVPEVVINIVNYDMVQQMSLSSTEYPKGVNEFVKAGLTELPSEVVKPPRVAEAPVQLECKVLNVVALGEEGGAGNLVIAQVVRMHIKEDILDDEGRIDAAKIDTVARMGGNWYSRAKTGMFEVPKPLSTLGIGVDQIPEQIRLSTILSGNDLGQLGNVEQLPTEVESASFMEAFHPEVLIQGDREQKHQLAKNYIAKGAVSDAWKVLLSK encoded by the coding sequence ATGCTCACAATACATCCAGAAAACACTTCAACAGGCAAATTACACGGCTATTTATTGGCGTCGGTCTCTCCGCGACCGATCGCTTTTGCGAGTACCGTGGATAAAGACGGAAAAGTAAACCTTTCGCCTTACAGTTTTTTCAATGTATTTAGTGCCAATCCGCCTGTGGTGATCTTTTCACCCGCTCGCCGAGTTAGGGACAATACCGTAAAACACACCCTAGAGAATGTCTTGGATGTGCCTGAGGTTGTGATCAATATTGTCAACTACGACATGGTGCAGCAAATGTCACTTTCTTCTACCGAATACCCTAAAGGAGTCAACGAGTTCGTGAAAGCCGGTCTGACCGAGTTGCCCTCCGAAGTTGTTAAACCTCCACGCGTTGCAGAAGCGCCTGTTCAGCTCGAATGCAAGGTGCTTAATGTGGTTGCCTTGGGAGAAGAAGGCGGAGCCGGAAACCTTGTGATTGCACAGGTGGTTCGCATGCATATCAAAGAAGATATTTTAGACGATGAAGGTCGTATAGATGCCGCTAAGATAGACACGGTGGCTCGTATGGGTGGTAATTGGTACAGCCGGGCAAAGACCGGAATGTTCGAGGTGCCGAAACCATTGAGCACACTTGGTATTGGTGTGGATCAGATTCCGGAGCAGATCCGATTGAGTACCATTTTAAGCGGGAACGATCTGGGTCAATTGGGCAATGTAGAACAGTTGCCTACCGAGGTTGAAAGCGCCAGCTTTATGGAAGCCTTTCATCCGGAGGTGTTGATCCAAGGAGATCGTGAGCAAAAACATCAACTAGCAAAAAATTATATCGCCAAAGGAGCCGTTTCAGACGCCTGGAAAGTGCTCTTATCAAAGTAA
- the aat gene encoding leucyl/phenylalanyl-tRNA--protein transferase translates to MLHFLDKSLRFPDSTEARADGLLAVGGDLNPQRLLLAYRSGIFPWFSDGDPPLWWCPDPRMVLFPAEFKRSKSLRKSIRTGGFSITQNSQFEAVIRACAEAPRPDQLGTWITEEMVQAYVELHRMGHAHSLEVWYHDELVGGLYGIDLPEFKVFCGESMFSKRTDASKVGFSFLVASLLEQNYKLIDCQMYTDHLASLGAREIARQDFLGYLKK, encoded by the coding sequence ATGCTCCATTTTTTAGATAAATCCTTAAGGTTTCCGGACTCAACTGAGGCCAGAGCAGATGGTTTATTGGCCGTTGGTGGCGATTTGAATCCGCAGCGTTTATTACTGGCGTATCGGTCGGGGATCTTTCCTTGGTTCTCAGATGGCGACCCACCATTGTGGTGGTGCCCAGATCCGCGGATGGTTTTATTTCCTGCTGAGTTTAAACGCTCCAAGAGCCTAAGAAAGTCTATTCGAACCGGCGGATTTTCAATTACCCAGAACAGCCAGTTCGAAGCGGTTATCAGAGCCTGTGCCGAAGCGCCAAGACCCGATCAGTTAGGAACCTGGATCACAGAAGAAATGGTTCAGGCCTATGTGGAATTGCATCGAATGGGACATGCCCATAGCCTTGAGGTATGGTATCATGACGAATTGGTTGGTGGATTATACGGCATTGACCTGCCAGAGTTCAAAGTTTTTTGCGGAGAAAGTATGTTCTCAAAACGAACCGATGCCTCTAAGGTTGGATTCAGCTTTTTGGTTGCATCTCTTTTGGAGCAAAATTACAAGCTAATTGACTGTCAGATGTATACAGACCACTTGGCGAGTTTGGGGGCTAGAGAGATAGCGCGTCAAGATTTTTTAGGGTATCTCAAGAAGTAG